The following nucleotide sequence is from Candidatus Ancaeobacter aquaticus.
AGAGTGTCGTATTCTTTGGCTGTAATCCGCCCAACATAACCTAACATGTGTGCAGCGTAGTCATTATAGACATAATTACGTAAAGCTCTTACGTGCACATTCACTCCGGTTAAATGTGGTTTTTGCTCTTCTATAACGGTAACTTTATCAATGCCGACATCTTGAGCTATGGTAACGGGTAAATATGGGATATAGCTTCCTCTCTTCGTTTTTCTTAAGATTTTTTTCTTAGGTATTTCTAAAATAGAACTGAGTGTTGTTACAACAGATTCGTAATCACTTATCTCATTTGGGTATAATTCAACATCGTATGACGGCCTATTATCAACTAAGAGAACTCCAGTAGCGTCATACATAACACCGCGTGGCGAGTCTAAAACAACTCTTCTTATGCGGTTATTCTTTGATAGGTCTGCATATTTAGAGCCACTTATAATCTGTATGTACCATAAAGACGCAATAATCAATCCCAGCAAAACAATAACAATAATATTGAGATTGCGGAGTCTTCTTTCATTTTGGTAATATAATAGTTCTATAATCATATTTGTCTTCTTTATATATTAAAAAGCCTTTTTTGTTCAAATCTCCAGAGAATAAAAAATATTATTATTGCCCATATACCATTACTAAAAGATTGTGCAATTACTCTGGTAAATAGTAGCGGCCACAGGGATATACCAAAAAAAATACTGTAGAGGCTAAAATAGGTAACCGCCGTGCCTATTGTTGCTATAAAGACAATCAATGATTGTGTGACAGGATTTTCAAAGTAAAGCTTGTATGTAACTAAGCCCAGACATATTCCGGTAAGGCCATAGGTTAATATATATGCACCAAAACGGCCTACAGTAAAGGTATCAATGAATATTCCCGCACAAACACCAATAACAAGCCCTTTTCTCCAACCAGCCCGAAGACAAAAAAACACTATTGCAATAAGAAGCAAATCCGGAGTCCATGGCCAAGATGTGATTTTAAATAAAAGCAACGATTGGATAAGTGCAATAATAAATAATATACATACGGCAAAAAATGTTCTCATGGTGTATTTTGTTTTTCTGTATTGTCCTCAATTCGTTTTGATTTTTTGTTTGTGATAACCAGAACTTCTTCCATTTGGGCGAAATTACACGCAGGTTTTATTTTTGCATATTTATATAGACCAAACGTATCGGTCCCTATTTCAGTGACTTCGCCAATGACCAGTCCTTTTGGATATACTGTCCCTAACCCTGAAGTAACAATGATATTACCAAGCTGAGCTCTTGCATTCCTTGAAATATACTTATACAGACACAATGATGTTGATTCGCCCTCAATAATCCCATAATCTCGAGTATCCTGCAACATACCTCCTGCCCTGCTGTTTTTATCAATAATAAGCAATACTTTACTGCTATATGGTCCAACTTCAGTAATTTTTCCTACAACACCTACAGACGTTACAACAGGCATATCTATTTTTATCCCGTGTGATTTCCCTCTGTCTATCAAGAC
It contains:
- the mreD gene encoding rod shape-determining protein MreD, which codes for MRTFFAVCILFIIALIQSLLLFKITSWPWTPDLLLIAIVFFCLRAGWRKGLVIGVCAGIFIDTFTVGRFGAYILTYGLTGICLGLVTYKLYFENPVTQSLIVFIATIGTAVTYFSLYSIFFGISLWPLLFTRVIAQSFSNGIWAIIIFFILWRFEQKRLFNI
- the mreC gene encoding rod shape-determining protein MreC, translated to MGYYYKRRKKIKLWVLLVILAVVLLSIPLHVAGYIKYSLHFVISPFVRIGSIVSSQTNAFKENMSSKNSLLEENKALKENLTEFTMLASKVREVDIENKRLLKLVSFMQEKPFSFIPARVIGRDPSYWFESVLIDRGKSHGIKIDMPVVTSVGVVGKITEVGPYSSKVLLIIDKNSRAGGMLQDTRDYGIIEGESTSLCLYKYISRNARAQLGNIIVTSGLGTVYPKGLVIGEVTEIGTDTFGLYKYAKIKPACNFAQMEEVLVITNKKSKRIEDNTEKQNTP